In Zingiber officinale cultivar Zhangliang chromosome 3B, Zo_v1.1, whole genome shotgun sequence, a single window of DNA contains:
- the LOC121968289 gene encoding uncharacterized protein LOC121968289 → MANANIVCSMCGDVGFADKLFLCSRCNHRFQHSYCTNYYEEATFAAPAVCDWCINESKSTSESKRGSSILCSKKLLTASRGHSTGSSGEGSGDDRKVKQGRFREETRGRVKSDVTSTASSKPTGRRYKLLKDVLC, encoded by the coding sequence ATGGCTAATGCAAACATAGTTTGCTCCATGTGCGGCGATGTCGGGTTCGCCGATAAGCTCTTCCTCTGCTCCCGCTGCAACCACCGATTCCAGCACTCATACTGCACCAACTACTACGAGGAGGCCACCTTTGCCGCCCCCGCCGTCTGCGACTGGTGCATCAACGAAAGTAAGAGCACGAGTGAATCAAAGCGTGGCTCCTCCATCCTCTGTTCAAAGAAGCTGCTGACGGCCAGCAGAGGTCACTCTACCGGTAGCAGTGGCGAAGGCTCCGGCGACGACCGAAAGGTTAAGCAAGGCCGTTTCCGGGAGGAAACCCGCGGCCGCGTCAAGTCCGACGTCACCAGTACTGCTTCTTCCAAGCCCACAGGCCGCAGGTACAAGCTTCTCAAGGATGTCCTATGCTGA